The segment CCCCGGGGCCCCCGCAGGGTCTTGTGGGTGGTGAAGGTGACCACGTCGGCCACGGGCACGGGCGAAGGGTGGACGCCGCCGGCGATGAGCCCGGCGATGTGGGCCGCGTCGAAGATGAACAGGGCGCCGACCTCGTCGCAGATCTCCCGGAAGGGCTCGGGGTCGATGACCCGGGAGTAGGCCGTGGCCCCGGCGATGATGGCCTTGGGTCTCTCTCGGCGGGCCATGTCGCGCACCTGGTCGAGGTCGAGGCGCTCGTCGTCGGGCCGCACCCCGTAGGACACGAACCGGAACAGCTTGCCGCTGGCGTTGACGGGCGAACCGTGGGTCAGGTGGCCGCCCTGGTCGAGGCGCATGCCCATCACCGTGTCGCCCGGCTCCAGCAGGGCCAGGTAGACGCCCAGGTTGGCGTTGGCCCCCGAGTGGGGCTGGACGTTGGCGTGCTCGGCCGCGAACAGGGCCTTGGCCCGCCGCCGGGCCAGCTCCTCGGCCTCGTCCACCACCGCGTTGCCGCCGTAGTAGCGCTTGCCCGGGTAACCCTCGGAGTACTTGTTGGTCAGGACCGAGCCGGTGGCGGCCATGACGGCCGGCGACGTGAAGTTCTCCGAGGCGATGAGCTGGATGGTCGTGTTCTGGCGCTCGACCTCGCGGTCGATGATGGCGAAGAGGTCGTCGTCGCGGGGGCTCTCGGCCAGGCCCATCAGGCGGACGCCTCCTCGGTCTCGATGCCCGTGATCTCGTCGATGCGGCGCTGGTGGCGGCCACCTTCGAACTCGGCGCCCAGGAAGGCGTCGATGGCGTCGGAGGCGGCCTGGGGGCCGGTCAGCCGGGCGCCCACGCACACCACGTTGGCGTCGTTGTGCTGGCGGGCCATGCGGGCCGAGGTGGCGTCGTGGACCACGGCCGCCCGCACCCCCCGCACCTTGTTGGCCGCGATGCCGATGCCGATGCCCGTGCCGCACACGCACACGCCGTAGTCGGCCTTGCCGGCGACCACCGCCCGGCCCACGGCCGCCCCGTAGTCGGGGTAGTCGACCGACTCCTCGGAGTGGGTGCCGATGTCGTCGACCTCGTGGCCGGCCGAGCGCAGGTGGCCGGCCAGGTGCTGTTTGAGCTGGTAGCCGGCGTGGTCGGAGCCGATGACGATCCTCAGCGGTGCGGTCACGGGGTCACCGTCTCCTTTCGTGGTCGCCCCACACGAGCCCGACCATCTCGTCGACCAGCACCTCGAGGTCGGCGACCATGCGCTCGTAGGCGGGGCGGGGCAGGCCGATGGGGTCGGCGACGTCGTCAGAGGGGGAGGCGCCCATTAGGCCGCCCACCGTGCGGCCGGCGTTGACATTGTCGAGCCACCGGTCGAGGGTCTGGCCGGGCAGGCGGTGGCCGACCTCATGGCCCCGGCGGACCAGTTCCTTGAGGGTGAACGTGCGGGGGAAGACGGTCGGGACCGTCACCACCGCCTCGCGCACGTGCTCACGAGCCATGGCCACGATCAGATCGGCCCCCTCCAGCATGGCGGCGGTCATCGTGCGGCTGCGGTGGGCAGCAATGTCGATCCCCCGCTCGCTGAGCACGTCGACCCCGTGGGCACTGGCCGCCAGCCCGCTGCGCAGCAGGCCGGCGGAGTGGACGTGGGCTTCGATGCCGGCCTTCTCCAGCCGCCGGCGCAGAAGCGCCTCGGCCACCGGGGAGCGGCAGATGTTGCCCGTACAGAGAACGAGGATGTCGATGGGGCGAGTCTACCGACGGCCGCGGCCGGCCCCCAGCCACCGCACGGCCGCCCCGGGGCGCAGGGCCGAGGTGCTCAGGCGACCGGCTGGGAGAGGCGGCGGCGCTTGCGGGCCGACGTCGCCACCACCGCGCCGGCGGCCACCAGCACCACGGCCAGGGCCACCGTGCCCAGCAGGCCGGTGCCGGTGAAGGCCAGGATGCCCCCCGAGCCGGCCGCCACCTTGGTCGCGCAGTTCACCCCGAAGGTGGTCGTGTGCACCACGTCAGCGGCCGCTGATGCGGACACGCCCCGGGCCACGATCGAGTTCGTCCCGCACACGGCCGGCACCTTGACCGGGTTGTCGATCTCCAGCAGGGTGGGCGAGACGATGTTGACCAGCACGTCGACCGTGCCGGCGGCTGACGCCCCCTTGGCCCCGACGAACTGGCCGTTGACCGACACGTTCACGGGCGTGCCCGGCGTCCACAGGCACGTCGGCGACAGGGTGACGGTGAAGACCGTGCCCACGGCGAAGGTTCCCGCGTCGACGGAAGTCACGGTGGCCGGGCACGGCCCCGGTGGCGGGTAGCCCGGCTGGGCCGACGCCGGGGCGGCCAACGCCATCGTCCCGGCCGCCAACAAGGTGACCGCCGCCAGTGAAGTGCTGCGTCCCATCCAAGGACCCCTTTCGGTGCCCGCCACATCTTCGGTAACCCAGCCCCTCCGCCGGGGATTCTAGGCAGAACCGCCGGGCCTCAGCGCGAAACGGGCCAGGAAAGGGTCAGGGAGCGGTCCCACGTACCCTTCCAGCGCTCGTCGACGCCCGCTCGCCACCGGCCGGGGTCGAGGGTGACGGTGAGGGGCACGGGGTGGGCCCGGGGCTGGGGGACGAGGCGCAGGGCCAGCTGGCCGTCGCGCAC is part of the Actinomycetota bacterium genome and harbors:
- the glyA gene encoding serine hydroxymethyltransferase, whose protein sequence is MAESPRDDDLFAIIDREVERQNTTIQLIASENFTSPAVMAATGSVLTNKYSEGYPGKRYYGGNAVVDEAEELARRRAKALFAAEHANVQPHSGANANLGVYLALLEPGDTVMGMRLDQGGHLTHGSPVNASGKLFRFVSYGVRPDDERLDLDQVRDMARRERPKAIIAGATAYSRVIDPEPFREICDEVGALFIFDAAHIAGLIAGGVHPSPVPVADVVTFTTHKTLRGPRGGAAVCRSEHAQAVDKAMFPGLQGGPLMHVIAAKAVAFWEALQPPFAEYAAQVVRNARALAAALEGEGFRLVSGGTDNHLMLVDLRPFDPDLTGKVAQDVLDRAGITLNKNTIPDDPRSPFVTSGLRLGTPAVTTAGMAEPEMAEIAALIGTALRRRDDEAALAEVREAAATLCSKFTPYPG
- the rpiB gene encoding ribose 5-phosphate isomerase B; amino-acid sequence: MRIVIGSDHAGYQLKQHLAGHLRSAGHEVDDIGTHSEESVDYPDYGAAVGRAVVAGKADYGVCVCGTGIGIGIAANKVRGVRAAVVHDATSARMARQHNDANVVCVGARLTGPQAASDAIDAFLGAEFEGGRHQRRIDEITGIETEEASA